A stretch of Besnoitia besnoiti strain Bb-Ger1 chromosome III, whole genome shotgun sequence DNA encodes these proteins:
- a CDS encoding acetyltransferase, GNAT family protein (encoded by transcript BESB_046820), whose protein sequence is MADKCSCSCKCCSDPAACQSKCDCSCKCCEGGRRGDKTCCGVRSEEATLFASSQEPVTTVTEERTVVEGDDGKGTVTSTVIETHTVFAPPSDTRGGVSSDTTITAGEAAAAGKQKSEKCASMCCRSGSCACDCKCCREKACTCVCCAKGKDSKTVEKTATSLEGSSKCPCCSSSEGACMCRCECCQTCSCSCQCCKDKKKCCCCTDKKHGTCDCSCLCCAGAECRCCNCCKSRCDCDCRCCKRAQTCACKCNCACCQKQSCRSATGGSCCASKASTSQKGAPNIRDRVQKRKDGSCSQIQAQSEEEGGGKDEVLESEDADVNMCTVRPRQDMMESSTSYSYFASPEAIDSVKCLTVKGGEQVVLRRMRVSDYSAVRTLLPSVSRCPETLSETQLAEILRLPVFYAWCCYSVRGEQGDGEGGGQERAIAEGELLGYCEVILQPHLGRKPDGRLERVVVSQTFRGRGLATKMCQEVIQQIRDAGVCGRLDLTVEKPDARHIYEDKLGFRAVDTSVLRLEL, encoded by the coding sequence ATGGCGGACAAATGCTCGTGCAGCTGCAAGTGCTGCAGCGACCCGGCTGCTTGCCAGAGTAAGTGTGACTGTTCGTGCAAGTGCTGCGAGGGGGGTCGTCGGGGCGACAAGACTTGCTGCGGGGTTCGCTCCGAAGAAGCGACGTTATTTGCTTCCTCCCAGGAGCCGGTGACTACAGTGACCGAAGAACGAACCGTtgtggagggcgacgacgggaaAGGAACTGTAACGTCGACGGTGATAGAGACTCACACGGTTTTTGCACCTCCATCAGATACTCGAGGGGGCGTTTCTTCCGATACGACAATCACCgctggagaggcggcggccgctggcaAGCAGAAGTCCGAAAAATGCGCCAGCATGTGCTGCCGAAgtggcagctgcgcctgcgactGCAAGTGTTGCAGAGAAAAAGCCTGCACATGCGTGTGCTGTGCAAAGGGGAAAGACTCGAAAACCGTCGAGAAGACAGCAACTAGTTTGGAAGGAAGCTCCAAGTGCCCTTGCTGCTCGTCGAGCGagggcgcatgcatgtgcaggTGCGAGTGCTGCCAGACATGCAGCTGTTCGTGTCAGTGTTGCAAAGACAAGAAGAAATGCTGCTGTTGCACCGACAAAAAGCACGGAACTTGCGACTGTTCCTGCCTCTGTTGTGCCGGCGCTGAATGCCGCTGTTGCAACTGCTGCAAAAGTAGATGCGACTGCGATTGCCGGTGTTGCAAGCGTGCTCAAACTTGCGCATGCAAATGCaactgcgcctgctgccagAAGCAGAGTTGCCGATCGGCCACTGGCGGGTCGTGCTGCGCTAGCAAGGCCAGCACTTCACAAAAAGGTGCGCCCAATATTCGTGATCGTgtgcagaagagaaaagacggTTCTTGCTCGCAGATACAAGCGCAGTCTGAggaagagggaggagggaaaGACGAGGTTTtagagagcgaagacgccgacgtGAACATGTGCACGGTGCGCCCGCGTCAGGATATGATGGAGAGCTCTACATCTTATTCGTATTTCGCATCTCCGGAGGCAATCGACAGCGTGAAATGCCTCACGGTCAAAGGAGGCGAACAGGTGGTTCTGCGGCGGATGCGTGTTTCTGATTATTCTGCAGTCCGTACTCTTCTTCCTTCAGTCTCGCGATGTCCAGAGACACTCTCCGAAACACAGCTTGCCGAGATCCTTCGTTTGCCCGTTTTCTATGCCTGGTGTTGCTACAGCGTGAGAGGCGAGCAGGGTGACGGGGAAGGAGGAGGTCAGGAACGAGCGATAGCAGAAGGCGAGCTTCTCGGCTACTGCGAAGTCATTCTGCAGCCGCATCTGGGACGGAAACCAGACGGCCGTCTtgagcgcgtcgtcgtgaGCCAGACTTTTCGGGGGCGAGGTCTGGCGACGAAAATGTGTCAAGAAGTCATTCAGCAGATTCGTGACGCAGGCGTGTGCGGTCGGTTAGACTTGACAGTCGAAAAGCCGGACGCGAGGCACATCTACGAGGACAAACTTGGCTTCAGAGCCGTCGATACCAGCGTTTTACGTCTTGAGCTCTGA
- a CDS encoding C-5 cytosine-specific DNA methylase superfamily protein (encoded by transcript BESB_046830): protein MTLRTLILYSGIGGMHCGLLHARHLRRLRLRGIAPFPPLASSSGKQTDEGTLDPETHTGREPPEGGSALNEASGSLSACAVELNEAGAKKADARSAQVSETRYGKDEAGIPPVANVAAEEGAAPLAPEDEDDARLIEALQGVSSDGDDVCIHPIISAHIRLPPIEAFGLPYPVVPCRFSSSPSSCASSSALEPSQPQSVGAVVSPCAAAGAEEDKCGERGEGETGDAGSSAPTSVSLYSADTPEERPVDDESDQDQRRDNDEEAASVEGAEGRSSATGEGKTDTEELSRDTGATQSTTAPSPSGELSASREPSSPSSSPAAVGSSSADGGKAADSDPAAVPADSPPQATPAPLAKPSELDADAVASLRPPSSSSLWCAPCPRLPVEVVGAIDVNPTAMEVYCRNFLPAALSPPASAGPSRHSRHAALPAAASRRTLVSTKSIDAYPASFYGDFKADLWLVSPPCQPFTRAGLQKGNADRRNSSFLYLLDVLCRLPRAARPKYLLLENVVRFEVSDTFECLLHALECVCGYSLTVFHLNPLHFGIPNCRSRCFVAARKGAGPARLASKFPLSQLALAWAGRPTEKRALASATATGGRDGKRQSKSGLRVAEAESDSERAAAKAKRECASPRSRVSRAPQTATGNSVWKLLRPKRRKKAEETTGETEATGEGAEEGQPEPLVVRDARTPAMEGGGGGEGPQSNSRVSSAAPATAGDGGRERREHERGASAPKDVDNMDSTAGPSCLDCDTCERCVRRRRKENAGKLKRVVLNHIPGVYSTSAFFCCPIRPLEDFLDVRFPPKAPYFPLETPPASRPAPPAKHTSETARRSVAGESEGADSRGVSGEDDWEEISLAREASMPRRPYVPSHPGVHRPGCVDTANGVRFSAEADRRWRRQVAALVLSQQQKDRIWFNVDLVRRDDKRSSCFTRSYGRTGHAQYGSLLVIDDDIALERRWAAFAEKERDACRGRKVPQLCAGETAPAATRGEENGSGEEETGRCGLQRDVRGKQSPGAPRLLTRFLFKEAKQSGADRGTAPQGEDSQEAGEDAESKPAGSSRREGAAEEGDRPAPAAKDVETAGRSEDAGRLRKAKKGSEAACEGTSSLRKNDALSPPKLGVLDRGSERCSGPLAKRKSKGALSWFGHTASLLLPSLPPSSLSSPAAAALKKTLNKGWELHDILPSDTAVRFFSPQEMLALHGFPQSFAFPEADEPRAWSAQRRMVGNSLNVFLVGMLIDFLVDDADWQ, encoded by the coding sequence ATGACACTCAGAACGCTCATCCTGTACAGTGGCATCGGGGGCATGCACTGCGGCCTGCTGCACGCGCGTCACCTTCGACGCTTGCGGCTTCGCGGCATTGCTCCATTTCCACCTCTTGCATCTTCTTCTGGAAAGCAAACTGACGAAGGAACTCTGGATCCAGAAACGCACACGGGCCGCGAGCCACCGGAAGGCGGGTCGGCACTCAATGAGGCGTCAGGCAgcctctctgcatgcgcggttGAGCTGAATGAGgcaggcgcgaagaaggcggacgcAAGAAGTGCACAAGTCAGTGAGACGCGCTACGGGAAGGATGAAGCTGGAATTCCTCCAGTCGCGAATGTGGCGGCAGAagagggggcggcgccttTGGCGCCTGAAGACGAAGATGACGCGAGACTCATCGAGGCGTTGCAGGGTGTGTCTTCAGATGGTGATGACGTGTGCATCCACCCCATCATCAGCGCCCACATCCGTCTACCTCCCATCGAGGCTTTTGGGCTTCCGTATCCCGTTGTTCCTTGtcgcttctcgtcttctccctcgtcttgCGCGTCTTCATCCGCGCTAGAGCcctcgcagccgcagtcTGTCGGAGCGGTTGTGTCCCcatgcgccgctgcaggagcggaggaagacaaatgcggagagagaggggagggtgagacgggcgacgcaggaagTTCTGCGCCGACGAGCGTCAGCCTGTACAGCGCAGACACACCGGAGGAGCGGCCTGTTGACGATGAGAGCGACCAGGATCAGAGAAGGGACAATGACGAAGAGGCGGCCTCAGTGGAGGGTGCGGAGGGCAGGAGCTCGGCGACAGGCGAAGGAAAAACCGATACGGAGGAACTCTCAAGAGACACAGGAGCCACACAGAGCAccacggcgccgtcgccgtccggGGAGCTCAGCGCGTCTCGCGAGCCTTCTTCGCCATCCTCAAGTCCTGCGGCAGTTGGGTCCTCTTCGGCAGATGgagggaaggcggcggacaGCGACCCGGCCGCCGTTCCTGCCGACTCCCCACCGCAGGCCAcccccgcgccgctggcgaagcCCTCGGAACTCGATGCAGATGCTGtggcgtctcttcgccctccgtcctcttcgtcgttaTGGTGTGCCCCCTGCCCGAGGCTTCCAGTCGAAGTTGTTGGGGCGATCGACGTCAATCCGACGGCGATGGAGGTCTACTGCAGGAATTTTTTgcccgccgcgctgtcgcctcccgcCTCAGCCGGTCCGTCTCGCCATTCGCGTCACGCCGCGttgcccgccgctgcgtccaGGCGCACTCTCGTGTCGACAAAGTCGATTGACGCGTATCCAGCATCGTTCTACGGCGACTTCAAAGCAGATCTCTGGCTTGTCTCGCCGCCTTGTCAGCCCTTCACGCGAGCGGGGCTGCAGAAAGGAAACGCAGATCGGCGCAACTCGTCGTTTCTGTACCTCCTGGAtgtcctctgccgcctgccgcgcgccgcgaggcccaAGTACCTCCTGCTGGAAAACGTCGTCCGCTTCGAAGTAAGCGACACGTTCGAGtgtctgctgcatgcgctcgagTGCGTCTGCGGGTACAGCCTCACCGTCTTCCACCTCAATCCTCTGCACTTTGGCATTCCCAACTGCCGCTCGCGGTgcttcgtcgcggcgcgtAAAGGCGCCgggcccgcgcgcctcgcctcgaaatttcctctttctcagctcgcgctcgcctgggCAGGGCGGCCGACCGAGAAGCgtgcgctggcgagcgcgaccgcgactggcggcagagacggcaAGAGACAGTCAAAGAGTGGGTTGCGCGttgcagaagcagagagcgactCAGAGCGTGCCGCTGCaaaggcgaagcgcgagtgCGCAAGCCCCAGGAGCCGAgtcagccgcgcgccccAGACGGCGACGGGAAACAGCGTGTGGAAGCTCCTGCGGCCGAAGCGACGGAAGAAGGCTGAGGAGACCACcggcgagacggaggcgacgggagaaggcgctgagGAGGGACAGCCTGAACCTCTAGTCGTCCGCGACGCGAGGACTCCAGCGATGGAGGGTGGAgggggcggcgaagggcCTCAGAGCAATTCGCGGGTCTCCTCGGCAGCTCCGGCGACCGCTGGAgacggagggagggagaggcgcgagcacGAGAGGGGCGCGTCGGCACCGAAAGACGTAGATAATATGGATTCTACAGCGGGACCGAGCTGCTTGGACTGTGACACGTGTGAAAGATGTGTgcgccgaagaaggaaggagaACGCGGGGAAGCTGAAGCGAGTCGTCCTGAACCACATCCCCGGCGTCTACTCGACCTCGGCGTTCTTCTGCTGTCCCATTCGTCCTTTGGAAGACTTCCTGGACGTGCGCTTTCCACCTAAGGCTCCGTATTTCCCGCTGGAGACGCCGCCTGCTAGCcgtcccgccccccccgcaAAACACACCTCGGAgactgcgaggcgcagcgtggcgggcgagagcgaaggcgccgacagCCGAGGGGtcagcggcgaagacgactgGGAGGAAATATccctggcgcgcgaggcaagcatgccgcgccgcccatATGTGCCCAGCCACCCGGGCGTCCACAGACCCGGATGTGTGGATACGGCGAACGGCGTGCGCTTCTCGGCCGAAGCCGACCGACGGTGGCGGCGCcaggtcgcggcgctggtcCTGTCTCAGCAGCAGAAAGACCGCATTTGGTTCAACGTGGATCTCGTCCGTCGGGACGAcaagcgcagcagctgcttcacGCGGTCATATGGCCGAACGGGGCACGCGCAGTACGGCAGTCTGCTGGTCATCGACGATGACATCGCGCTGGAGCGACGGTGGGCGGCGTTtgcagaaaaggagagagacgcgtgcAGGGGCCGAAAGGTcccgcagctctgcgcgggcgagacggcgcctgcagccacCCGAGGGGAGGAGAAcggaagcggagaggaggagactgGACGTTGCGGTCTTCAGCGAGACGTGCGAGGGAAGCAGAGCccgggcgcgccgaggctgctCACGAGGTTCCTCTTCAAGGAAGCCAAGCAGTCTGGCGCCGACCGAGGGACGGCGCCTCAAGGCGAGGACAGCCAAGAGGCAGGGGAGGACGCAGAGTCCAAGCCCGCGGGCTCCAGCCGCCGTgagggcgcggcagaggaaggcgaccgacccgcgcctgcggcgaaggaCGTGGAGACTGCCGGGCGATCCGAGGACgcggggcgcctgcggaaaGCCAAgaagggcagcgaggccgcatgCGAAGGCACCTCCAGCTTGCGCAAAAAcgacgcgctgtcgccgccgaaACTCGGCGTGTTAGACCGCGGGAGCGAACGATGCAGCGGGCCCCTGGCGAAGCGGAAAAGCAAAGGCGCGCTCTCCTGGTTCGGACACACAgcgtctctccttctgccTTCCTTGCCTCCGTCCTCCCTCTCGTctccggcggcagccgcgctgaAAAAGACGCTCAACAAGGGCTGGGAGCTCCACGACATCCTGCCGTCTGACACAGCGGTTCGCTTCTTCAGTCCGCAGGAAATGCTGGCGCTGCACGGCTTCCCCCAGAGCTTCGCCTTCCCAGAGGCCGacgagcctcgcgcctggTCCGCTCAGCGCAGAATGGTCGGCAACAGCCTCaacgtcttcctcgtcggcaTGCTCATCGACTTCCTCGTCGACGATGCAGACTGGCAgtga